GAAATATTGTTTTTCGTAACGTTCAATTATCAACAGGCTTTCAACCTACACTTTATATTAGTCGTCCTCTTGGAATTAGTCGCCCTCTAGGGGTAAAACCAAACGCTATAGTAACTATTGAAGCTAGTGATGCTAGTTTGATCTCTGCCAAAATATTTGATGAACAAGAAGACACAATGAATACTACAATAAATGAAGCTGGTACTGTAGCCTATATTGCAATGAGTAAGGGAACTTTCTACCGCTTTGATACTTTGTCTGGTGAAACTAGTGCAGCACAAAACTTTTCTAATACTTTATTAAAGGTTTATTTACAAGAAAGAAATGGGCTTTTAGCTCTTACAGGGATACAAGATTCTGTTGGTACAGTTAATTTGATGAGAATAGATTAAGAAAACCTAAAAATTATTAGTTGTTGAGCCTATGAGTACACAGCGCGTTTCCGTTCCATGGTATAAAGCTTTTGATAAACCAAATAAATCATCAAATCAACTTTCTAACATTATCTCTCAAGCAGAAAAATCTTTTGAATCTGGACAATATCAAGAATTAATTAAGTTAATAGAAAATGCTTTAGAACAAAAAGTTGATGACTCTGAACAGGAAGTCATTCTTAGATGTTTGCTTAATGAAGCTCTTTGTGAATTAAGTTTTTATGATGAAGCTGCTGTAATATTAAATGAATATGAAAAACAGCAAACTAACCTACCTAGTAAACTACAAGCAGAACTACTACTTAGAATAGGTGCTACTGCTAGTTGGAGAGCGCAGTACCCAAAAGCAATTGCTAAATTAAATGAAGCAGTCCTTTTATTTACCGTTCTTAATGATAAAGAAGGTATAACAAGAGGTTATTTTGAGCTTTCTTTACTCTATATAAATATTAATGAATATGCTATTGCACGAGATTATTTAACTCGGGCTTATACAGAAGCAGAATTAATAGCTAACCGTCGTTTGACTGCACAAATCTTTTTACGTTTAGGAATGGTAGATCATTATGAAGGTGATTTTGCTAATGCTAAACTCCATTACAACAGAGCATTAAAATTGGTAGCCAATACAAAATCTTATCGTCTTTTAGGTTCTCTGCAAATGAACCTGGCAAATACATTGTTTTTAGAGCAACGAGGCTCAGCACAACAAATTATTAATTTATATGAAAGTGCTATAGAAAACTTTAAGAAGCTAAATAACTCTCATTTTATTGCTCATTGTTATAATAATTTAGGCGATTGTTTATTGCGCTTTGGTATGTGGGAAAAAGCCCAGATGTTTTTGACTCAAGCAATAGAGTTAGCCCGTAGCGCAAATTATCACCATAGCGAAAGCCTAGCACTAATTACTTTGGCAGAACTAAAATTGCGTTGTGGTGATCTAAATGGAGCTAAACGTCTTTTAACACCAGCAATTAAGATTGCAGAACAAACTGATAAAAGTGTCCTAGCTTATGCAAAAAGAGTTTATGGTTATACTTACCAAGCTACAAATCCAGCAGCCTTAAAAGCTTTTAACTCTTCTTTACAACTAGCAACTGCTGTTGGAGATCATAATGAAATTACTTTTTCACTCCTGGCACTTGTGGACTACTATTTTGCAAGGGGAGAGTATGAACAAGCCCGAAATTTTCTTAAACATGCCCAAGAAAGGCTTATGACTAAGCCTTCACCTTATATTTCTGGCTTTGCTCAACGTTTAACAGGAATGCTTAAGTATGTTGAAGGTGTTTTGACGGAAGCAATTCAACATATCAACTCTTCAATTTCAATTTTTACTACTGTAGGGGATCGATATGAACTTGGCAGAAGTCATTTAGAATTAGCAGAAGTTTTAATTAGTAGTGAAAGC
The sequence above is drawn from the Blastocatellia bacterium genome and encodes:
- a CDS encoding tetratricopeptide repeat protein is translated as MSTQRVSVPWYKAFDKPNKSSNQLSNIISQAEKSFESGQYQELIKLIENALEQKVDDSEQEVILRCLLNEALCELSFYDEAAVILNEYEKQQTNLPSKLQAELLLRIGATASWRAQYPKAIAKLNEAVLLFTVLNDKEGITRGYFELSLLYININEYAIARDYLTRAYTEAELIANRRLTAQIFLRLGMVDHYEGDFANAKLHYNRALKLVANTKSYRLLGSLQMNLANTLFLEQRGSAQQIINLYESAIENFKKLNNSHFIAHCYNNLGDCLLRFGMWEKAQMFLTQAIELARSANYHHSESLALITLAELKLRCGDLNGAKRLLTPAIKIAEQTDKSVLAYAKRVYGYTYQATNPAALKAFNSSLQLATAVGDHNEITFSLLALVDYYFARGEYEQARNFLKHAQERLMTKPSPYISGFAQRLTGMLKYVEGVLTEAIQHINSSISIFTTVGDRYELGRSHLELAEVLISSESLTAAESHISQAQEILIELKARPDIIRAEKMQILVNEKLTSPNTTKTIDKNSVIQNIATLLDLPLFKRLAQACITQEILLEEFAAITFETLPIAQLLIFYPLINLKLC